A genomic stretch from Falco cherrug isolate bFalChe1 chromosome 1, bFalChe1.pri, whole genome shotgun sequence includes:
- the P2RX5 gene encoding P2X purinoceptor 5 isoform X2, with amino-acid sequence MGQVAWKALFLSLFDYKTEKYVIAKNKKVGVLYRVVQLSILAYLVGWVFVVKKGYQDTDTSLQSSVITKLKGVAFTNTSELGERLWDVADYVIPPQVPAHAHSRCDTRRGWTHCWFLLWGENVFFVMTNLIVTPNQRQATCPESISIPSALCYKDEDCLAGEAVVAGNGVKTGRCVKDRDSIRGTCEILAWCPVEKRSKPKKPLLASAENFTVYIKNSIHFPKFKFSKMNVLATNNESYLKSCYYSKEHPYCPIFTLGNIVQWAGSDFQEMALEGGVIGIQIEWNCDLDKAPSECNPHYSFSRLDNKFAEKSISSGYNFRFAKYYRDAEGVDYRTLIKAYGIRFDVMVNGKAGKFNIIPTIINVGSGLALMGAGAFFCDLVLLYLIKKSNFYRGKKYEEVKSSSRKSLSSPTLNGNQSPDQLGGL; translated from the exons ATGGGGCAGGTGGCTTGGAAGGCTTTATTTCTATCGCTTTTTGAttacaaaacagagaaatacGTCATTGCGAAGAACAAGAAGGTGGGGGTTCTCTATCGAGTGGTGCAGCTCTCCATCCTGGCATACCTGGTGGG GTGGGTGTTTGTTGTCAAGAAAGGCTATCAGGACACAGACACGTCCCTCCAGAGCTCTGTCATCACCAAGCTGAAAGGGGTAGCCTTCACCAACACCTcggagctgggggagaggctgtgggatgTTGCAGACTACGTCATCCCTCCACAG GTGCCTGCTCACGCACACAGCCGGTGTGACACACGGCGGGGCTGGACACACTGCTGGTTCCTGTTGTGG GGTGAAAATGTCTTCTTTGTCATGACGAATCTGATTGTGACCCCAAACCAGAGGCAAGCCACGTGTCCTGAG AGCATCAGCATCCCCAGCGCCCTGTGCTACAAGGACGAGGACTGCCTGGCAGGGGAAGCAGTGGTGGCTGGCAATG gggtTAAAACTGGCCGTTGTGTGAAAGACAGGGACAGCATCAGAGGGACTTGTGAGATACTGGCCTGGTGCCCAGTGGAGAAAAGGTCCAAACCCAA GAAACCACTTCTCGCCAGTGCAGAAAACTTCACTGTTTACATCAAGAACTCAATCCACTTCCCCAAGTTTAAGTTCTCCAA GATGAACGTGCTGGCCACCAACAATGAGTCCTACCTGAAGAGCTGCTACTACAGCAAGGAGCATCCCTACTGCCCCATCTTCACCCTGGGGAACATCGTGCAGTGGGCTGGGAGCGACTTCCAGGAAATGGCCTTGGAG GGTGGTGTGATAGGAATTCAGATTGAATGGAACTGTGATCTTGATAAAGCCCCTTCTGAATGTAATCCTCACTATTCTTTTAGCCGGCTGGATAACAAGTTTGCAGAAAAGTCCATCTCTTCTGGGTACAACTTCAG GTTCGCCAAATATTACCGGGATGCTGAGGGGGTTGACTACCGGACGCTCATTAAAGCATATGGAATCCGCTTTGATGTGATGGTGAATGGCAAG gcaGGGAAATTTAACATCATTCCCACCATTATCAATGTTGGTTCGGGGCTTGCTCTCATGGGAGCG GGAGCTTTCTTTTGTGACCTGGTGCTGCTGTATCTGATTAAAAAGAGTAACTTTTATCGAGGGAAGAAGTATGAGGAAGTAAA GTCCAGTTCCAGGAAATCGTTATCTAGCCCTACGCTGAACGGGAATCAGAGCCCCGACCAGCTCGGTGGGCTCTAG
- the P2RX5 gene encoding P2X purinoceptor 5 isoform X3 — MGQVAWKALFLSLFDYKTEKYVIAKNKKVGVLYRVVQLSILAYLVGWVFVVKKGYQDTDTSLQSSVITKLKGVAFTNTSELGERLWDVADYVIPPQGENVFFVMTNLIVTPNQRQATCPEVGRTEPLGPQTPTKLGSISIPSALCYKDEDCLAGEAVVAGNGVKTGRCVKDRDSIRGTCEILAWCPVEKRSKPKKPLLASAENFTVYIKNSIHFPKFKFSKMNVLATNNESYLKSCYYSKEHPYCPIFTLGNIVQWAGSDFQEMALEGGVIGIQIEWNCDLDKAPSECNPHYSFSRLDNKFAEKSISSGYNFRFAKYYRDAEGVDYRTLIKAYGIRFDVMVNGKAGKFNIIPTIINVGSGLALMGAGAFFCDLVLLYLIKKSNFYRGKKYEEVKSSSRKSLSSPTLNGNQSPDQLGGL, encoded by the exons ATGGGGCAGGTGGCTTGGAAGGCTTTATTTCTATCGCTTTTTGAttacaaaacagagaaatacGTCATTGCGAAGAACAAGAAGGTGGGGGTTCTCTATCGAGTGGTGCAGCTCTCCATCCTGGCATACCTGGTGGG GTGGGTGTTTGTTGTCAAGAAAGGCTATCAGGACACAGACACGTCCCTCCAGAGCTCTGTCATCACCAAGCTGAAAGGGGTAGCCTTCACCAACACCTcggagctgggggagaggctgtgggatgTTGCAGACTACGTCATCCCTCCACAG GGTGAAAATGTCTTCTTTGTCATGACGAATCTGATTGTGACCCCAAACCAGAGGCAAGCCACGTGTCCTGAGGTAGGAAGAACTGAGCCCCTTGGCCCCCAGACCCCTACAAAACTGGGG AGCATCAGCATCCCCAGCGCCCTGTGCTACAAGGACGAGGACTGCCTGGCAGGGGAAGCAGTGGTGGCTGGCAATG gggtTAAAACTGGCCGTTGTGTGAAAGACAGGGACAGCATCAGAGGGACTTGTGAGATACTGGCCTGGTGCCCAGTGGAGAAAAGGTCCAAACCCAA GAAACCACTTCTCGCCAGTGCAGAAAACTTCACTGTTTACATCAAGAACTCAATCCACTTCCCCAAGTTTAAGTTCTCCAA GATGAACGTGCTGGCCACCAACAATGAGTCCTACCTGAAGAGCTGCTACTACAGCAAGGAGCATCCCTACTGCCCCATCTTCACCCTGGGGAACATCGTGCAGTGGGCTGGGAGCGACTTCCAGGAAATGGCCTTGGAG GGTGGTGTGATAGGAATTCAGATTGAATGGAACTGTGATCTTGATAAAGCCCCTTCTGAATGTAATCCTCACTATTCTTTTAGCCGGCTGGATAACAAGTTTGCAGAAAAGTCCATCTCTTCTGGGTACAACTTCAG GTTCGCCAAATATTACCGGGATGCTGAGGGGGTTGACTACCGGACGCTCATTAAAGCATATGGAATCCGCTTTGATGTGATGGTGAATGGCAAG gcaGGGAAATTTAACATCATTCCCACCATTATCAATGTTGGTTCGGGGCTTGCTCTCATGGGAGCG GGAGCTTTCTTTTGTGACCTGGTGCTGCTGTATCTGATTAAAAAGAGTAACTTTTATCGAGGGAAGAAGTATGAGGAAGTAAA GTCCAGTTCCAGGAAATCGTTATCTAGCCCTACGCTGAACGGGAATCAGAGCCCCGACCAGCTCGGTGGGCTCTAG
- the P2RX5 gene encoding P2X purinoceptor 5 isoform X1: MGQVAWKALFLSLFDYKTEKYVIAKNKKVGVLYRVVQLSILAYLVGWVFVVKKGYQDTDTSLQSSVITKLKGVAFTNTSELGERLWDVADYVIPPQVPAHAHSRCDTRRGWTHCWFLLWGENVFFVMTNLIVTPNQRQATCPEVGRTEPLGPQTPTKLGSISIPSALCYKDEDCLAGEAVVAGNGVKTGRCVKDRDSIRGTCEILAWCPVEKRSKPKKPLLASAENFTVYIKNSIHFPKFKFSKMNVLATNNESYLKSCYYSKEHPYCPIFTLGNIVQWAGSDFQEMALEGGVIGIQIEWNCDLDKAPSECNPHYSFSRLDNKFAEKSISSGYNFRFAKYYRDAEGVDYRTLIKAYGIRFDVMVNGKAGKFNIIPTIINVGSGLALMGAGAFFCDLVLLYLIKKSNFYRGKKYEEVKSSSRKSLSSPTLNGNQSPDQLGGL; this comes from the exons ATGGGGCAGGTGGCTTGGAAGGCTTTATTTCTATCGCTTTTTGAttacaaaacagagaaatacGTCATTGCGAAGAACAAGAAGGTGGGGGTTCTCTATCGAGTGGTGCAGCTCTCCATCCTGGCATACCTGGTGGG GTGGGTGTTTGTTGTCAAGAAAGGCTATCAGGACACAGACACGTCCCTCCAGAGCTCTGTCATCACCAAGCTGAAAGGGGTAGCCTTCACCAACACCTcggagctgggggagaggctgtgggatgTTGCAGACTACGTCATCCCTCCACAG GTGCCTGCTCACGCACACAGCCGGTGTGACACACGGCGGGGCTGGACACACTGCTGGTTCCTGTTGTGG GGTGAAAATGTCTTCTTTGTCATGACGAATCTGATTGTGACCCCAAACCAGAGGCAAGCCACGTGTCCTGAGGTAGGAAGAACTGAGCCCCTTGGCCCCCAGACCCCTACAAAACTGGGG AGCATCAGCATCCCCAGCGCCCTGTGCTACAAGGACGAGGACTGCCTGGCAGGGGAAGCAGTGGTGGCTGGCAATG gggtTAAAACTGGCCGTTGTGTGAAAGACAGGGACAGCATCAGAGGGACTTGTGAGATACTGGCCTGGTGCCCAGTGGAGAAAAGGTCCAAACCCAA GAAACCACTTCTCGCCAGTGCAGAAAACTTCACTGTTTACATCAAGAACTCAATCCACTTCCCCAAGTTTAAGTTCTCCAA GATGAACGTGCTGGCCACCAACAATGAGTCCTACCTGAAGAGCTGCTACTACAGCAAGGAGCATCCCTACTGCCCCATCTTCACCCTGGGGAACATCGTGCAGTGGGCTGGGAGCGACTTCCAGGAAATGGCCTTGGAG GGTGGTGTGATAGGAATTCAGATTGAATGGAACTGTGATCTTGATAAAGCCCCTTCTGAATGTAATCCTCACTATTCTTTTAGCCGGCTGGATAACAAGTTTGCAGAAAAGTCCATCTCTTCTGGGTACAACTTCAG GTTCGCCAAATATTACCGGGATGCTGAGGGGGTTGACTACCGGACGCTCATTAAAGCATATGGAATCCGCTTTGATGTGATGGTGAATGGCAAG gcaGGGAAATTTAACATCATTCCCACCATTATCAATGTTGGTTCGGGGCTTGCTCTCATGGGAGCG GGAGCTTTCTTTTGTGACCTGGTGCTGCTGTATCTGATTAAAAAGAGTAACTTTTATCGAGGGAAGAAGTATGAGGAAGTAAA GTCCAGTTCCAGGAAATCGTTATCTAGCCCTACGCTGAACGGGAATCAGAGCCCCGACCAGCTCGGTGGGCTCTAG
- the P2RX5 gene encoding P2X purinoceptor 5 isoform X4 has protein sequence MGQVAWKALFLSLFDYKTEKYVIAKNKKVGVLYRVVQLSILAYLVGWVFVVKKGYQDTDTSLQSSVITKLKGVAFTNTSELGERLWDVADYVIPPQGENVFFVMTNLIVTPNQRQATCPESISIPSALCYKDEDCLAGEAVVAGNGVKTGRCVKDRDSIRGTCEILAWCPVEKRSKPKKPLLASAENFTVYIKNSIHFPKFKFSKMNVLATNNESYLKSCYYSKEHPYCPIFTLGNIVQWAGSDFQEMALEGGVIGIQIEWNCDLDKAPSECNPHYSFSRLDNKFAEKSISSGYNFRFAKYYRDAEGVDYRTLIKAYGIRFDVMVNGKAGKFNIIPTIINVGSGLALMGAGAFFCDLVLLYLIKKSNFYRGKKYEEVKSSSRKSLSSPTLNGNQSPDQLGGL, from the exons ATGGGGCAGGTGGCTTGGAAGGCTTTATTTCTATCGCTTTTTGAttacaaaacagagaaatacGTCATTGCGAAGAACAAGAAGGTGGGGGTTCTCTATCGAGTGGTGCAGCTCTCCATCCTGGCATACCTGGTGGG GTGGGTGTTTGTTGTCAAGAAAGGCTATCAGGACACAGACACGTCCCTCCAGAGCTCTGTCATCACCAAGCTGAAAGGGGTAGCCTTCACCAACACCTcggagctgggggagaggctgtgggatgTTGCAGACTACGTCATCCCTCCACAG GGTGAAAATGTCTTCTTTGTCATGACGAATCTGATTGTGACCCCAAACCAGAGGCAAGCCACGTGTCCTGAG AGCATCAGCATCCCCAGCGCCCTGTGCTACAAGGACGAGGACTGCCTGGCAGGGGAAGCAGTGGTGGCTGGCAATG gggtTAAAACTGGCCGTTGTGTGAAAGACAGGGACAGCATCAGAGGGACTTGTGAGATACTGGCCTGGTGCCCAGTGGAGAAAAGGTCCAAACCCAA GAAACCACTTCTCGCCAGTGCAGAAAACTTCACTGTTTACATCAAGAACTCAATCCACTTCCCCAAGTTTAAGTTCTCCAA GATGAACGTGCTGGCCACCAACAATGAGTCCTACCTGAAGAGCTGCTACTACAGCAAGGAGCATCCCTACTGCCCCATCTTCACCCTGGGGAACATCGTGCAGTGGGCTGGGAGCGACTTCCAGGAAATGGCCTTGGAG GGTGGTGTGATAGGAATTCAGATTGAATGGAACTGTGATCTTGATAAAGCCCCTTCTGAATGTAATCCTCACTATTCTTTTAGCCGGCTGGATAACAAGTTTGCAGAAAAGTCCATCTCTTCTGGGTACAACTTCAG GTTCGCCAAATATTACCGGGATGCTGAGGGGGTTGACTACCGGACGCTCATTAAAGCATATGGAATCCGCTTTGATGTGATGGTGAATGGCAAG gcaGGGAAATTTAACATCATTCCCACCATTATCAATGTTGGTTCGGGGCTTGCTCTCATGGGAGCG GGAGCTTTCTTTTGTGACCTGGTGCTGCTGTATCTGATTAAAAAGAGTAACTTTTATCGAGGGAAGAAGTATGAGGAAGTAAA GTCCAGTTCCAGGAAATCGTTATCTAGCCCTACGCTGAACGGGAATCAGAGCCCCGACCAGCTCGGTGGGCTCTAG
- the P2RX5 gene encoding P2X purinoceptor 5 isoform X6, producing MGENVFFVMTNLIVTPNQRQATCPEVGRTEPLGPQTPTKLGSISIPSALCYKDEDCLAGEAVVAGNGVKTGRCVKDRDSIRGTCEILAWCPVEKRSKPKKPLLASAENFTVYIKNSIHFPKFKFSKMNVLATNNESYLKSCYYSKEHPYCPIFTLGNIVQWAGSDFQEMALEGGVIGIQIEWNCDLDKAPSECNPHYSFSRLDNKFAEKSISSGYNFRFAKYYRDAEGVDYRTLIKAYGIRFDVMVNGKAGKFNIIPTIINVGSGLALMGAGAFFCDLVLLYLIKKSNFYRGKKYEEVKSSSRKSLSSPTLNGNQSPDQLGGL from the exons ATG GGTGAAAATGTCTTCTTTGTCATGACGAATCTGATTGTGACCCCAAACCAGAGGCAAGCCACGTGTCCTGAGGTAGGAAGAACTGAGCCCCTTGGCCCCCAGACCCCTACAAAACTGGGG AGCATCAGCATCCCCAGCGCCCTGTGCTACAAGGACGAGGACTGCCTGGCAGGGGAAGCAGTGGTGGCTGGCAATG gggtTAAAACTGGCCGTTGTGTGAAAGACAGGGACAGCATCAGAGGGACTTGTGAGATACTGGCCTGGTGCCCAGTGGAGAAAAGGTCCAAACCCAA GAAACCACTTCTCGCCAGTGCAGAAAACTTCACTGTTTACATCAAGAACTCAATCCACTTCCCCAAGTTTAAGTTCTCCAA GATGAACGTGCTGGCCACCAACAATGAGTCCTACCTGAAGAGCTGCTACTACAGCAAGGAGCATCCCTACTGCCCCATCTTCACCCTGGGGAACATCGTGCAGTGGGCTGGGAGCGACTTCCAGGAAATGGCCTTGGAG GGTGGTGTGATAGGAATTCAGATTGAATGGAACTGTGATCTTGATAAAGCCCCTTCTGAATGTAATCCTCACTATTCTTTTAGCCGGCTGGATAACAAGTTTGCAGAAAAGTCCATCTCTTCTGGGTACAACTTCAG GTTCGCCAAATATTACCGGGATGCTGAGGGGGTTGACTACCGGACGCTCATTAAAGCATATGGAATCCGCTTTGATGTGATGGTGAATGGCAAG gcaGGGAAATTTAACATCATTCCCACCATTATCAATGTTGGTTCGGGGCTTGCTCTCATGGGAGCG GGAGCTTTCTTTTGTGACCTGGTGCTGCTGTATCTGATTAAAAAGAGTAACTTTTATCGAGGGAAGAAGTATGAGGAAGTAAA GTCCAGTTCCAGGAAATCGTTATCTAGCCCTACGCTGAACGGGAATCAGAGCCCCGACCAGCTCGGTGGGCTCTAG
- the P2RX5 gene encoding P2X purinoceptor 5 isoform X5, whose amino-acid sequence MGWSLGEDAGYPGSVVSMQQKLIFHIAGRRAQRAGSGRGCPLVAALAGRAAERGVSWGSESLQLNSKVGLSLQVKYCGLLPVFEHQHPQRPVLQGRGLPGRGSSGGWQWKPLLASAENFTVYIKNSIHFPKFKFSKMNVLATNNESYLKSCYYSKEHPYCPIFTLGNIVQWAGSDFQEMALEGGVIGIQIEWNCDLDKAPSECNPHYSFSRLDNKFAEKSISSGYNFRFAKYYRDAEGVDYRTLIKAYGIRFDVMVNGKAGKFNIIPTIINVGSGLALMGAGAFFCDLVLLYLIKKSNFYRGKKYEEVKSSSRKSLSSPTLNGNQSPDQLGGL is encoded by the exons ATGGGATGGAGCCTGGGGGAGGACGCTGGCTATCCAGGCAGTGTTGTCTCCAtgcagcagaaattaattttccatataGCCGGGCGGCGAGCGCAGCGTGCTGGTTCAGGACGCGGCTGTCCTCTAGTGGCTGCGTTAGCCGGCCGTGCAGCCGAGAGGGGGGTAAGCTGGGGCTCGGAGAGCTTGCAGCTGAACTCAAAGGTGGGGTTATCTCTTCAGGTGAAGTACTGTGGGCTCCTGCCTGTTTTCG AGCATCAGCATCCCCAGCGCCCTGTGCTACAAGGACGAGGACTGCCTGGCAGGGGAAGCAGTGGTGGCTGGCAATG GAAACCACTTCTCGCCAGTGCAGAAAACTTCACTGTTTACATCAAGAACTCAATCCACTTCCCCAAGTTTAAGTTCTCCAA GATGAACGTGCTGGCCACCAACAATGAGTCCTACCTGAAGAGCTGCTACTACAGCAAGGAGCATCCCTACTGCCCCATCTTCACCCTGGGGAACATCGTGCAGTGGGCTGGGAGCGACTTCCAGGAAATGGCCTTGGAG GGTGGTGTGATAGGAATTCAGATTGAATGGAACTGTGATCTTGATAAAGCCCCTTCTGAATGTAATCCTCACTATTCTTTTAGCCGGCTGGATAACAAGTTTGCAGAAAAGTCCATCTCTTCTGGGTACAACTTCAG GTTCGCCAAATATTACCGGGATGCTGAGGGGGTTGACTACCGGACGCTCATTAAAGCATATGGAATCCGCTTTGATGTGATGGTGAATGGCAAG gcaGGGAAATTTAACATCATTCCCACCATTATCAATGTTGGTTCGGGGCTTGCTCTCATGGGAGCG GGAGCTTTCTTTTGTGACCTGGTGCTGCTGTATCTGATTAAAAAGAGTAACTTTTATCGAGGGAAGAAGTATGAGGAAGTAAA GTCCAGTTCCAGGAAATCGTTATCTAGCCCTACGCTGAACGGGAATCAGAGCCCCGACCAGCTCGGTGGGCTCTAG
- the EMC6 gene encoding ER membrane protein complex subunit 6, which yields MAAVVAKREGPQFISEAAVRGNAAILDYCRTSVSALSGATAGILGLTGLHGFIFYFLASVLLSVLLVLKAGRRWNKYFKSRRPLFTGGLIGGLFTYVLFWTFLYGMVHVY from the coding sequence ATGGCCGCCGTGGTGGCCAAGCGCGAGGGGCCGCAGTTCATCAGCGAGGCGGCGGTGCGGGGGAACGCCGCCATCCTGGACTACTGCAGGACGTCGGTCTCGGCCCTGTCGGGCGCCACGGCGGGGATCCTCGGCCTGACGGGCCTGCACGGCTTCATCTTCTACTTCCTGGCATCCGTCCTCCTCTCCGTGCTCCTGGTGCTGAAAGCCGGCCGGCGGTGGAACAAGTACTTTAAATCCCGACGGCCGCTTTTCACGGGGGGGCTTATAGGGGGGCTCTTCACCTACGTCCTGTTCTGGACTTTCCTGTACGGCATGGTTCACGTCTACTAA
- the TAX1BP3 gene encoding tax1-binding protein 3 — MSYVPGQPVTAVVQRIEIHKLRQGDNLILGFSIGGGIDQDPTQNPFSEDKTDKGIYVTRVTEGGPAEVAGLQIGDKIMQVNGWDMTMVTHDQARKRLTKRNEEVVRLLVTRQSLQKAVQQSMMS, encoded by the exons ATGTCGTACGTGCCGGGGCAGCCGGTCACCGCCGTGGTG caaagaaTTGAAATACACAAGCTTCGACAAGGTGACAATTTGATTCTGGGATTCAGCATTGGAGGCGGCATTGATCAGGATCCGACTCAGAACCCTTTCTCTGAAGACAAGACCGACAAG ggtaTCTATGTCACAAGGGTGACAGAAGGAGGCCCAGCAGAAGTTGCAGGACTGCAGATTGGAGACAAAATCATGCAG GTGAACGGCTGGGATATGACAATGGTGACCCATGACCAAGCTAGGAAGAGGCTGAcaaaaaggaatgaagaagTGGTACGGCTGCTGGTGACCCGGCAATCTCTGCAGAAGGCTGTGCAACAATCCATGATGTCCTAA
- the CTNS gene encoding cystinosin isoform X1: MCEERGPAGAGEAVSFSTRRMRYLLHALLYLSLVLLGPGDGLTVLSVPEVVSLESGSSTNVTISLRAPLNETLVITLNITHSSKHSTIVELPDEVQLPAGHTKADFQVKADDVGQVTVYLYTINSNLTGPRIQFQVIHSIIVRYADEVIGWIYFLAWSISFYPQVFENWRRKSVVGLSFDFIALNLTGFIAYSVFNIGLFWIPLIKEEFLVSYPSGVNPVAINDVFFSLHALALTLLTIIQCCIYERASQKVSKVVVGLLALAWIFTFTTLFLAAAEEMTWLQFLFCFSYIKLAVTLIKYFPQAYMNFHRKSTEGWSVGSVLLDFTGGSFSLLQMFLQSYNNDQWKLIFGDPTKFGLGVFSILFDIVFMVQHYCLYKRQGYEPCE; this comes from the exons ATGTGTGAGGAGAGGGGTCCCGCGGGGGCGGGAGAAGCCGTGAG cttttccacCAGGAGGATGCGATACTTGCTCCACGCTCTGCTGTACCTCTCGCTTGTGCTGCTGGGGCCTGGTG ATGGACTCACTGTATTGTCTGTCCCTGAAGTGGTTTCATTAGAAAGTGGAAGTTCAACCAACGTCACTATCTCTCTCAg GGCTCCATTAAATGAAACACTGGTGATAACTCTTAATATTACACACTCATCAAAACATAGCACCATTGTTGAACTACCTGATGAA GTACAATTGCCTGCAGGTCACACTAAAGCAGACTTCCAAGTGAAAGCAGATGATGTTGGACAAGTAACAGTTTATCTTTATACCATTAATTCCAACTTAACTGG ACCTAGGATTCAATTTCAAGTGATTCATAGCATCATAGTGAGATACGCCGATGAGGTGATTGGCTGGATCTATTTCCTCGCCTGGTCTATCTCCTTTTATCCTCAAGTCTTTGAGAACTGGCGACGAAAAAG TGTTGTTGGACTAAGCTTTGACTTTATAGCATTAAACCTTACTGGCTTTATAGCATACAGTGTGTTTAATATTGGACTCTTTTGGATTCCCTTGATAAAG GAGGAATTCTTAGTCAGTTATCCCAGTGGGGTGAACCCTGTCGCTATCAATGatgttttcttcagtctccATGCATTAGCTCTAACTCTCCTCACCATAATTCAGTGCTGCATCTACGAG agagCAAGTCAGAAAGTATCCAAAGTTGTTGTTGGACTACTGGCACTTGCATGGATCTTCACATTTACAACACTGTttcttgctgcagctgaggaaaTGACATGGCTACAGTTCTTGTTCTGCTTCTCTTACATTAAGTTAGCAGTCAcactgataaaatattttccacag GCATACATGAATTTCCATCGGAAGAGTACTGAGGGATGGAGTGTTGGAAGTGTATTACTAGACTTCACTGGTGGAAGCTTCAGCCTTCTCCAGATGTTTTTGCAGTCATACAACAATG ATCAGTGGAAGTTAATCTTTGGAGATCCCACCAAGTTCGGCCTGGGTGTCTTCTCCATTCTCTTTGATATTGTTTTTATGGTCCAGCACTACTGCCTTTATAAGAGACAAGGATATGAACCTTGTGAATAA
- the CTNS gene encoding cystinosin isoform X2, translated as MRYLLHALLYLSLVLLGPGDGLTVLSVPEVVSLESGSSTNVTISLRAPLNETLVITLNITHSSKHSTIVELPDEVQLPAGHTKADFQVKADDVGQVTVYLYTINSNLTGPRIQFQVIHSIIVRYADEVIGWIYFLAWSISFYPQVFENWRRKSVVGLSFDFIALNLTGFIAYSVFNIGLFWIPLIKEEFLVSYPSGVNPVAINDVFFSLHALALTLLTIIQCCIYERASQKVSKVVVGLLALAWIFTFTTLFLAAAEEMTWLQFLFCFSYIKLAVTLIKYFPQAYMNFHRKSTEGWSVGSVLLDFTGGSFSLLQMFLQSYNNDQWKLIFGDPTKFGLGVFSILFDIVFMVQHYCLYKRQGYEPCE; from the exons ATGCGATACTTGCTCCACGCTCTGCTGTACCTCTCGCTTGTGCTGCTGGGGCCTGGTG ATGGACTCACTGTATTGTCTGTCCCTGAAGTGGTTTCATTAGAAAGTGGAAGTTCAACCAACGTCACTATCTCTCTCAg GGCTCCATTAAATGAAACACTGGTGATAACTCTTAATATTACACACTCATCAAAACATAGCACCATTGTTGAACTACCTGATGAA GTACAATTGCCTGCAGGTCACACTAAAGCAGACTTCCAAGTGAAAGCAGATGATGTTGGACAAGTAACAGTTTATCTTTATACCATTAATTCCAACTTAACTGG ACCTAGGATTCAATTTCAAGTGATTCATAGCATCATAGTGAGATACGCCGATGAGGTGATTGGCTGGATCTATTTCCTCGCCTGGTCTATCTCCTTTTATCCTCAAGTCTTTGAGAACTGGCGACGAAAAAG TGTTGTTGGACTAAGCTTTGACTTTATAGCATTAAACCTTACTGGCTTTATAGCATACAGTGTGTTTAATATTGGACTCTTTTGGATTCCCTTGATAAAG GAGGAATTCTTAGTCAGTTATCCCAGTGGGGTGAACCCTGTCGCTATCAATGatgttttcttcagtctccATGCATTAGCTCTAACTCTCCTCACCATAATTCAGTGCTGCATCTACGAG agagCAAGTCAGAAAGTATCCAAAGTTGTTGTTGGACTACTGGCACTTGCATGGATCTTCACATTTACAACACTGTttcttgctgcagctgaggaaaTGACATGGCTACAGTTCTTGTTCTGCTTCTCTTACATTAAGTTAGCAGTCAcactgataaaatattttccacag GCATACATGAATTTCCATCGGAAGAGTACTGAGGGATGGAGTGTTGGAAGTGTATTACTAGACTTCACTGGTGGAAGCTTCAGCCTTCTCCAGATGTTTTTGCAGTCATACAACAATG ATCAGTGGAAGTTAATCTTTGGAGATCCCACCAAGTTCGGCCTGGGTGTCTTCTCCATTCTCTTTGATATTGTTTTTATGGTCCAGCACTACTGCCTTTATAAGAGACAAGGATATGAACCTTGTGAATAA